Genomic window (Actinomycetota bacterium):
TCCCTCGTTGTCGGACCGGGCGTGGACGGCCGAAGACACCTACGTCGTGCACTTCCGGACACACGGTGGCTGTGCCGGGATCATGCAATCGTCGGCGGCCGACCGCGGACCGTTCCTCATCACCTCACGCATCGCGGGCACGAAAGGCACGGTGTGGACGGAAGGCGATCGGGTTCAGATCGCCGACGCCTCCGGCCCCCGGGACGTGCCGGTTCCTGACGACCTGGTGACCGGACCGCCCGAACCACCGCCCGCCGACCTCCTCGTCACTGCGTACGACCTCCTCCACGCCACGGGGATCGACATCGGCCCGTACACGCGGCTGGCGGAGACGTTCCGCGACCTCATCCTCGGCCGCGCGCCGGCCGAGGACCCCGCCCCGGCGACGTTCGTCGACGGCGTGGCGGTCATGGAGGTGCTCGATGCCATCCGCCGGGCGGCTGCCGAACGGAGCTGGGTTCCCGTCGATGGGTGAGCAGCGTCGGACGGACCTCGACGACCGGCGGGCGCGGGACGGGACGCGCGGATGATCGGTGCCGTCGTGGTCGGCACGGGATTCGGCTGCATCACCCATGTGCGGGCGCTTCGGGCGGCCGGTTTCGATGTCGTCGCGGTCGTCGGACGTGATCCGGCGCGCACGGCGGAGAGAGCCGCGCGCTTCGGTGTGGAGAACGCATGCACGTCGCTCGCGGCCGCGCTCGAGCTGCCCGGTGTCGACGCCGTCACGATCGCGACACCGCCGCACACACACGCCGAGCTCACGCTCACGGCTGTCGCCGCGGGTCGGCACGTGCTGTGCGAGAAGCCGCTCGCCCGCGACCGGGCCGAGGCCGTCGAGGTCCTCGGGGCGGCCGAGGCCGCCGGCATCGTCCACCTGCTCGGGACCGAGTTCCGTTGGGACCCCGGACAGGCGACCTTGGCCCGGGCCGTCGCCTCGGGGCTCGTCGGCGAGCCGCGGTTGGTGACGGCCATCCTGCACGTGCCCGCCCTCGCCGACCCGGTCGCGCAGGTCCCGCCGTGGTGGGCCGATGTCTCGAGCGGGGGAGGGTGGCTCGGGGCGCACGGTTCGCAGGTGATCGACCAGGTCCGCGTGGCCCTGGGCGAGTTCGCCGGCGTCAGCGCATCGCTCGTCCGTGTCCGCGGCGCGGCGATGACGGCTGAAGACTCGTTCGTCGTGCACTTCCGGCTGAGATCGGGTGTCGTCGGAGTGCTGCAGAGCAGCGCCGCCGACTGGGGTCCCTACATGATCGAGACCCGCATCGCCGGGAGCGCGGGCACGGCTTGGATCGACGGCATCAGCGCCGCGGTGTGGGTGAGCGACGCGACCGGCACCCGACGGCTGCCGATCGGCGACGACCTTCCGCAGCTGCAGCGTCCCGAGCCGCTGCCGGCCGGCGTGTTGCATACCGCGTACGACCACATGATCGCCCACGGCCTCGATCTGCCTCCGTACACGCGGCTGGCCGAAGCGTTCCGCGACCGGATCCTCGGGCGGCCTGTCGTGGACGACCCCCGTCCGGCCACCTTCGTCGACGGCGTCGAGGGCATGGCCGTGCTGGACGCCGTCCGCCTGTCGGCATCCGAAGGTCGCTGGGTCGACGTCGAGGCCGCGTCTACCGTGGAGGCGATTGGGCGGTGAGCGGCGAGCGCATCCCCCCGCCGCCGGTCGACGCGCTCGACCAGGCCACCGCAGAGCTGCTCCGCCTCGCCTCGGGCTCCGACGGCGAGCCGTTGCTCACGATCGCAGTGCTCGCGCATCACCCTCCGCTCGTCGGCCCGTTCCTGGGGTGGGCGGCCGCGCTCGCGTTGCAGGGCGCGCTGTCGACGCGCGATCACGAGCTGCTCGCGCTGCGCACCGCCCGGCTCTGCGACTCGGACTTCGAGTGGGAAGAGCACGTCCGCTACGCGGAGGCCGCCGGGCTCAGCGCAGAAGAGATCGAGCGGGTGCGAGCCGGCCCCGATGCCGGGTGGGGCGAGCGCGAACGGTCGCTGTTACAGGCGGCCGACGAGCTGCACCGCGACCAATCGATCACCGATGCCACGTGGTCCGCCCTTGTCGCACAGCACGATCGGGCTGCCCTGGTCGAGCTGCTCTACGTGGTCGGGCAGTACACGATGCTCTCGATGGTGGCGAACGCGATCAAGGGGTGATCGCTCACGGTCGCTGCGCGTCGACGTACAGCCGCCCGGTCTCGGACTCCGATGGATACGGCGCCCGCCGTTCGGCGAGCGCAACCTCGAGCCCGGCGGCCCGGCTCCATGCGGTCAGCTCGTCGAGCGCGAAGAAGGTCGCGGCCATCGGCACCGGCTCGTCGAGCAGTGTCTCGAGCTCGACCTCGCCTTCACCCTCGTGCGCGGAGAAGAGCACGCGACCCCCGGGCCGGAGCACCCGGTGGAACTCCCGCAGAACAGCAACCACCTCCGAACGTCGGACGTGGATCAACGAGTAGAAGGCGAGCACCCCGCCGCACCCCTCGGTCGCGAGCGGCAGCGCACGCATGTCACCCGCCAGTGCGCCGTCGAGCCGACCGCCGGCGAGCCTCGCCATCTCGAGGCTGAGATCGATCCCGACGACGCGCCGCCCGCGCCGCCGCACGAAGTCGCCGATCTGGCCCGGCCCGCACCCGACCTCGACGACCGGATCGCCGACTGACGCCGCGAACGTGGCGAGCAGCTCCCTGTCGCGGGGCTTGCCTCGTAGCTCGTGGAGGAAGCGGGTCTCGTACTTCCCCGCGACGCGGTCGTACGACGAGCCCACGCGATCCCACGTCACGCCGTCATCCTGTCAAGCGGTGGTGCCACGATGGGCGACGATGACGGTCGACCCGGATCGAGTCGGCGAGACGCACGCCGATGGCCCCACACCCGTGACGGCGTGGGCCGGTGTGACCATCGACTGTCACGATGCGCGGCTCCTCGCCGGGTTCTGGTCGACGCTGCTCGATGTGCCCGCGAGACCGGCGGGAGCGGACCGGGCGGGCTGGTACCGCATCGGCCCGGCCGTTCGAGGCGGTCCCGTCCTGAACTTCCAGCCCGTGCCCGAGGAGAAGGCGGGCAAGGCGCGCGTCCACCTCGATCTCTGGGTCGACGATCTAGAGGAATCGATCGAGCTGGTGGAGCGTCTGGGGGGAGCGCGCCGCGGCGCCGTGCAGGTGCTCGAGCGTGGCCGGATCGCCGTCATGTCCGACCCGGAGGGGAACGAGTTCTGCCTGATCGCAAATCCGGCCGTGTAGACCGGGCCGCTGCGACCCATCGCCTCCACGTCGGAGATGGAACCCTTCGCGAGGCGGCCGGTGTAGGGATGACTGTTGGTCCTGGCGCCGGAAGGGACGTGACGCGCGATGTGCATGGTGAGGCGATTGGCGTGCGCGGCGACCATCGTGACGCTGATGACGGCACCCGCGTGCACGGGTGACAACGAGAAGGCGACGGCGCCTTCGGCGACCGCCGGCGCGAGGGTGCGTCCGCTGCCGCCTCCCGTCCAGGTCCGACCCGAGCCGGAGGGGGTCACGCTTGGCGATCCTGCGTTCGTGCCGTTGCCCGGTGCGCGCGCCGACTTCGGACGGCTCGGCGGGGCGGTGTACCGGATCGAGTTGCCCGAGCACTGGAACCGCCGCCTCGTGCTGTTCATGCACGGCTACGAGGAGCTCGGACCGGAAGCCCACGTCACCGCGCCCGACATTCGGAGATACCTGATCGCCAACGGCTACGCGTGGGGCGCTTCGAGCTTCAGCAGCACGTCGCTCATCCCGGGCCGGGCGGCCGACGAGACGGCCGCGCTCTGGGACCACTTCGCCCGGAAGTACGGGAGGCCGACGCGGACCTATGTGACCGGCCTCTCGATGGGCGGCATGGCGACGCACATCGCGGCCGAGCGCTACGCCAGCCGCTTCGACGGCGCGCTCGCCCTGTGCGGCAGCGCGGGGCAGACCCCTGCCGTGATGGCCAACGTCGACTTCTTCGTCGCCGGCGCCTTCATCGCGGGTGTCACCCAGCCGGAGCTCGACGCCGGCACCGACATCGCCGGCCTCGTGCGCGATCGCATCCTTCCCGCGCTTCGAGACCCGACCGCGCACGAGCGATTCGAACGGATCGTGCTCGACCTGACGGGCGGGCCGCGCTCGTCGGACCGCGAAGGCTTCAGCCTGGAGGAGGACACGAACTGGAGACGAGGTGAGCTGCTCGTTGCCGCCCACCTGGCACCGAACCGCGACACCCACTACGAGCTCGGACCGCTCAGCACCGTCTCGAGCGACGAGTTCAACCGGGCCGTCGTACGCCTTCAGACGAACGACCCGCTCCTGCGCTCGTTCGTGGAGGGCAATGAGACCACGGGCCACCTCCGGATGCCTCTCTTGACGCTGCACACCACGGGCGACGGCCAGGTGCCGATCGAGCAGGCGCGCATCCTTCAGCGGCGCGTCGACGCGGCCGGCGCACGCGACCTGCTCGTGCAGCGGGTCATGCGCGACGCGAGCCACTGCGGGTTCACGAGCACCGAGGCGGAGGCCGGCCTCGAGGCTCTCGTCGCCTGGGTGGAGCACGGCGTGAAGCCCAAGGGCACCAACGTCCTGGTCAAGGACCTGCGACGGTTGGACCGGACCTTCGAGCTCAGCCCGCGGCCCGGTACGCCGGAGGCGAGCTCGGTCAAGGGTGCCGGCGACCGTGTCGTGGTGCGCGGCCAGCTCACCCTCGACGGCGCCCCGTTCGACGCCAAGTGGCTCGGCGCGGTCGTGCGCAGGGCCGGGTTGGTCACTCCCTGCCAGTACACGCTCTCGCCGGTCACGAACGGTCGGTACGAGATCACCGTGCTCGCCGACGGCGAGGGGAGCGGATGCGGCGCGCCCGGTGCGGAGGTCGTGCTCTGGACGTTCGCTCGGAAGAAGCAGCTCTACAGCCGCGAGGCGGTGCGTTGGCCGGGAAACGGCGCCACGACGAGCTTCGACGCCACCTTCTCGACCTCGAGCCCGCAAGGCGCGGCTCCACCGACCTCGGACTTCGCAGGCGAGGTCTTCGCTCGCAACGGCCGGCAGTTGCCCCCCGGCACGCGGATCGAGGCATATGTGGGCGGGACGCGATGCGGCGTCGCGTCCGTGCGGCGCACGGGGAACTTCTCCGGGTACACCCTCTCCGTCGTCGGTCCCGACTCCATCGCCCGATGCGGACGCGGAGCAACGCTCACCTTTCGCATCGACGGCCGACGCGCGACGGACACCGCTGTCAACGAACCTTCCGGTCACGAATCGTTCGACCTGACCCGGCCCTGAAGCCGAGTGTCGGCAGCCCTCAATCGCTCCTGACGCCGCGGCGAGCCCCGGCGTGCTCCAGACGTGCCTGCGGGCGAGGGCGCCCGTGGCGAATGCGTCGGCGGTGGCGAGATCCGGGCCCAGGACCGTGACCGACGCCAGGTCGAGCGCGGCCCTGCCGGTGTGGGGATCGAAGACGTGGGCGCCGCGTTCCGCAGTGCCCGACGTGGCGACCGCGCCATCGCCGAGCGACAGCACCGCGCAGCGGGCGTCGCGCACGAGCGGGTGGGCGATCCCGACCTGCCAGATGCGGCCGGGTTCCGGCTCGCCTCGCATGCGTACGTCGCCTCCCGCGTTGACGCAGTGATCCGCGGCACCGCCCGCCGATCTCGTTGGCCTGCACCGCGGACAGCTCACCCGCCCGCATCGCTGTGTCCACCGCCGGCAGCTCGCCGAGCCGCGCCGCGGTCTCGAGCGCCGCCATCGCCGCACCCACCGACGAGCCCGCCCGGCGCGCCAGCCAGTGGGCGGCGGAGCGCTCACCCGAGCCCCGCTACGGGTCCGAGGCCGCTACCTGCCGGGCGGCCAGCGCCCGGCCCGCATCGGCCAGCCTCTCGATGGTGGCAAAGGTGTCGACCAGACCCGCCGCCGCCTCGGCAGGCAGCGTCTCGGGCTCGAGCCCGGCCACGACCTCGCGCAATTCCGCTTCCACGTCGCACAGACGCATGACGTACTCCAACGCCAAGGACTACAGCTCACGGGGAAGCGAACATGCGTTCGATGGTAGCGGACCCCAACGACAAGGCAACGTCTCGCCGCACCCCTTCGCTCAGGACGAGCCACTTCTAGTGTGAGTGCTCGTCGTTCGTGTCTCCACGCCGGGGAAAGAGGTCCGAGCCGATGAGAGCGATCATCCTGGCTGCGGGGGTCGGACGGCGTCTCGGGGACAGCGTCACGGAGCGCCCGAAGTGCCTCCTCGAGCTCGAGGGCCGGACACTCCTCGATCGGATGCTCGATGCGCTGGGGGCCGTGGGCGTACGCGACATCGTTGTCGTCATCGGCTACCTGGGGGAGCAGATCCGTGAAGCGGTGGCCGGCCGACAGGGTGTCCGCACGATCTTCAACCCGGAGTACCGAAAGGGCGCGGTCGTGTCGCTCTGGCGCGCGCGGGACTACTTCGACGACGACCTGCTCATCATGGACGCCGACGTCCTCTTCCCGACGGAACTGCTCCGGCGTCTCGTCGACTCGCGCGACGAGAACTGCTTTCTGATGGACGCGTCCGGCGCAAACGA
Coding sequences:
- a CDS encoding Gfo/Idh/MocA family oxidoreductase, translating into MIGAVVVGTGFGCITHVRALRAAGFDVVAVVGRDPARTAERAARFGVENACTSLAAALELPGVDAVTIATPPHTHAELTLTAVAAGRHVLCEKPLARDRAEAVEVLGAAEAAGIVHLLGTEFRWDPGQATLARAVASGLVGEPRLVTAILHVPALADPVAQVPPWWADVSSGGGWLGAHGSQVIDQVRVALGEFAGVSASLVRVRGAAMTAEDSFVVHFRLRSGVVGVLQSSAADWGPYMIETRIAGSAGTAWIDGISAAVWVSDATGTRRLPIGDDLPQLQRPEPLPAGVLHTAYDHMIAHGLDLPPYTRLAEAFRDRILGRPVVDDPRPATFVDGVEGMAVLDAVRLSASEGRWVDVEAASTVEAIGR
- a CDS encoding carboxymuconolactone decarboxylase family protein; its protein translation is MGERRDRHPTAADRRRPSAAAASRAAAGRRVAYRVRPHDRPRPRSASVHAAGRSVPRPDPRAACRGRPPSGHLRRRRRGHGRAGRRPPVGIRRSLGRRRGRVYRGGDWAVSGERIPPPPVDALDQATAELLRLASGSDGEPLLTIAVLAHHPPLVGPFLGWAAALALQGALSTRDHELLALRTARLCDSDFEWEEHVRYAEAAGLSAEEIERVRAGPDAGWGERERSLLQAADELHRDQSITDATWSALVAQHDRAALVELLYVVGQYTMLSMVANAIKG
- a CDS encoding class I SAM-dependent methyltransferase — protein: MTWDRVGSSYDRVAGKYETRFLHELRGKPRDRELLATFAASVGDPVVEVGCGPGQIGDFVRRRGRRVVGIDLSLEMARLAGGRLDGALAGDMRALPLATEGCGGVLAFYSLIHVRRSEVVAVLREFHRVLRPGGRVLFSAHEGEGEVELETLLDEPVPMAATFFALDELTAWSRAAGLEVALAERRAPYPSESETGRLYVDAQRP
- a CDS encoding VOC family protein, which codes for MTAWAGVTIDCHDARLLAGFWSTLLDVPARPAGADRAGWYRIGPAVRGGPVLNFQPVPEEKAGKARVHLDLWVDDLEESIELVERLGGARRGAVQVLERGRIAVMSDPEGNEFCLIANPAV
- a CDS encoding phosphocholine cytidylyltransferase family protein, which gives rise to MRAIILAAGVGRRLGDSVTERPKCLLELEGRTLLDRMLDALGAVGVRDIVVVIGYLGEQIREAVAGRQGVRTIFNPEYRKGAVVSLWRARDYFDDDLLIMDADVLFPTELLRRLVDSRDENCFLMDASGANDGEAQMLMAREGRTVDITRGLRGEYDACGESIGFLKLNQETAQVLLRLMEGAMRAGRDTIEHEELYPDLMRECRIGYVTTDGVPWTEIDFPEDVERARRMLSAR